A genome region from Tenebrio molitor chromosome 4, icTenMoli1.1, whole genome shotgun sequence includes the following:
- the LOC138127547 gene encoding ankyrin repeat domain-containing protein 50-like: MDDEGLVLLDAVKFTIENGGSVNSVDANGCSLLYGAADIGHLELAKFLLGKNADVNLSNDGNRTPITQAAFRGHFEIVKLLLDNKADISLADKNGITPLLSALYKGDTNIVQFLIENGADVNGADVDGFSAMHVAAINGNLTNVKILVDGKSKVNSVSDSGDSPIHAAATAGHTSIVKFLSDHGDFDTSDNNGFTPLCFAARDGHLDVVKFLVEKGVDIDHKNITGSSSLLLASSKGHYEIVKYLTEQGADVNTVDINKNTALLVALTYDNSQLAEYLISQKASVNTSNEVGFTPLCIAVAKHNFPLTKCLVESGADVNCADTNGSTPIYIASCDGNFDLVKYLFDNKAKPDGNCLYVAAQNGFLGIVKYLHDIGVDINYVDSSSATPLLSASYHGQLDIVEYLITHGVGINQALENGLTSLHQASLQGHFDIVKYLVTSGADVNIVTDRNCTSLQIAAGRGYINIVKFLVDNGANIDIVDDTGCSAMLEALLNDNLDIAQYLIDKGVDVKFTNKHGNNVLHYVASKGYLDLVKFFVGQGVDVNAVDGDGDTPLICAALNNHIEIHDYLVANGANSNIVNKKGQTAEALLSSQLAQLYLN, from the exons atggatgacgaagGT TTAGTCTTGCTTGATGCTGTCAAATTCACAATCGAGAATGGCGGAAGTGTAAACAGCGTCGATGCCAATGGATGTTCTCTGCTGTATGGCGCAGCCGATATCGGACATCTTGAATTGGCGAAGTTTTTACTTGGGAAGAACGCCGACGTCAACCTGTCCAACGATGGCAACCGCACCCCGATAACCCAAGCTGCGTTCAGAGGACACTTTGAGATAGTCAAATTGCTCTTAGACAACAAAGCTGACATCAGTCTGGCAGACAAAAATGGAATCACCCCTTTACTGAGCGCACTCTATAAAGGAGACACCAATATCGTTCAGTTCTTAATAGAAAATGGCGCCGACGTCAATGGCGCCGACGTTGACGGTTTCAGTGCAATGCACGTGGCTGCGATCAACGGGAATTtgacaaacgtcaaaattctcGTCGACGGAAAGAGTAAAGTTAACTCTGTTTCTGACAGCGGCGACAGTCCCATCCACGCGGCGGCAACAGCAGGACACACCTCgattgtcaaatttttatcCGACCACGGCGACTTTGACACGAGCGACAACAACGGCTTCACGCCACTTTGCTTCGCAGCTCGCGACGGTCATCTCGACGTTGTCAAGTTTTTGGTAGAAAAGGGGGTAGATATCGACCACAAAAACATCACGGGTAGTTCGTCCCTCCTCTTGGCTTCGAGCAAAGGACATTATGAGATTGTCAAATATTTGACAGAACAGGGGGCTGATGTTAACACTGTCGACATCAACAAAAACACTGCTTTGCTTGTTGCCTTAACATACGATAACTCCCAACTTGCTGAATATTTGATATCCCAGAAGGCCTCAGTGAACACTTCCAATGAAGTCGGATTTACACCTCTCTGTATCGCAGTAGCCAAACACAACTTCCCCTTGACAAAATGTTTGGTCGAGAGCGGGGCTGATGTTAATTGCGCCGACACCAATGGTTCCACTCCGATTTACATTGCTTCGTGTGACGGAAACTTTGACTTAGTCAAATACTTATTTGACAACAAAGCCAAACCAGACGGTAACTGTCTGTACGTAGCCGCCCAAAACGGGTTTTTGGGTATAGTCAAATATTTACACGACATCGGTGTTGACATCAACTACGTCGACAGCAGCAGTGCTACTCCCTTGCTGAGTGCATCCTACCATGGACAGTTAGATATTGTCGAATATTTGATAACACACGGAGTCGgtatcaatcaagcattggAAAATGGTCTAACTTCATTGCACCAAGCGTCACTTCAGGgacatttcgatattgttaaATATCTTGTCACGAGTGGCGCAGATGTTAACATAGTCACCGATAGAAACTGTACATCGCTGCAGATAGCAGCAGGACGTGGCTACATCAACATTGTCAAATTTCTGGTTGACAACGGTGCCAATATTGACATTGTCGACGATACCGGATGTAGTGCAATGCTGGAAGCTCTCCTAAACGACAACTTGGACATTGCCCAATACCTAATCGACAAAGGTGTTgatgtcaaatttacaaacaagCACGGCAACAATGTTTTGCATTACGTTGCCTCAAAAGGCTACTTGGatcttgtcaaattttttgttggtCAAGGTGTCGACGTGAATGCTGTCGATGGTGACGGCGATACGCCCCTGATTTGTGCCGCATTAAACAACCACATCGAAATACACGATTATCTCGTCGCCAATGGTGCCAACTCCAATATCGTCAACAAGAAGGGGCAAACTGCGGAAGCTCTACTTTCGTCGCAACTTGCAcaactttatttaaattaa